A region from the Colwellia sp. PAMC 21821 genome encodes:
- a CDS encoding GGDEF domain-containing protein, whose protein sequence is MRTVNVVNHPKSKFNAFTLFQHSEQQSQRNLALLEQLQTTLDVKQLIDIFAIEVAKYLDFTGLYFKHVEVSATARGSRQAKSERQFELKINGQFFGIISYAVNMPISMGNYKVLTELHELLLNPLKNAVQYHQAMQLAMQDSLTQLGNRRSFDEQIKRTMAQASRRHTRVGLILSDLNKFKAVNDSFGHDIGDNVLVQFAKALRQSVRDTDCVFRFGGDEFAIIVADATEQSLSVIEHRIYHAMSQDALLAKYNVTSSLGLAFMNRADNPTSFFKRADKALYSQKMTMPQTLSIVSQR, encoded by the coding sequence ATGCGCACAGTCAATGTTGTTAATCACCCTAAATCAAAATTTAATGCCTTCACATTATTTCAACATAGTGAGCAACAAAGCCAACGCAATTTGGCCTTACTTGAGCAATTACAAACGACATTAGATGTAAAACAGCTTATCGATATCTTTGCTATTGAAGTAGCAAAATATCTTGATTTTACTGGACTTTACTTTAAACATGTTGAAGTAAGTGCAACGGCAAGAGGCAGTCGTCAAGCGAAGTCAGAGCGTCAGTTTGAATTAAAAATTAATGGTCAGTTTTTTGGCATAATTTCCTATGCGGTTAACATGCCTATCAGTATGGGTAATTATAAAGTATTAACTGAACTGCATGAATTACTGCTGAATCCGTTGAAAAATGCGGTGCAGTATCATCAAGCTATGCAATTGGCTATGCAAGACAGTTTAACTCAATTAGGCAACCGACGAAGTTTTGACGAACAAATAAAACGCACAATGGCACAAGCAAGCCGTCGACATACACGTGTTGGATTAATATTGAGTGATCTGAATAAATTTAAAGCTGTTAACGACAGCTTCGGTCACGACATAGGTGATAATGTATTAGTACAATTTGCCAAGGCATTGCGCCAAAGTGTTCGAGATACAGATTGTGTGTTCCGCTTTGGTGGTGATGAGTTTGCGATTATTGTTGCGGATGCCACTGAGCAGTCATTATCCGTTATTGAACATAGAATTTACCATGCTATGTCACAAGATGCTTTGCTAGCAAAATACAATGTTACCAGTAGTTTAGGTTTAGCTTTTATGAATAGAGCTGACAACCCGACAAGTTTTTTTAAACGTGCAGATAAAGCGTTATATTCCCAGAAAATGACTATGCCGCAAACGTTGAGTATAGTTTCTCAACGTTAA
- a CDS encoding DEAD/DEAH box helicase, with protein sequence MSVDSIGLSADLLKAVKACGYKNLTPIQQIAIPVIRTGVDVLASAQTGTGKTAAFTLPILDGLAKKVKPNIDGFDTTTTVKALILTPTRELAAQVEKNVKAYSEFLPLRSGAIFGGVNMPPQTKMLKSGVDILVATPGRLIEHLEQRNLDLSQVQYLVLDEADRMLDMGFYNDIERIVAMIKAKHQTLMFSATFSNKVKTLAKKVLKTPKTIEVARQNSTSGKVKQSVYWVSETRKAELLSELIGVNNWQQVLVFAGTKESANVLAKELKLDGIKTALCHGDKTQGARNKALEQFVDGSVRVLVATDVAARGLDIANLPYVVNFHLPFLPEDYVHRIGRTGRAGKSGTAISLVSPKDEQFLDNIEALIERKFERIIVPGYELDRPLPAHYDAKEDAPLKKSRYKATQEKNQLIARKKADATPAAQRRAKANKKNKTVSKTVNKKRK encoded by the coding sequence ATGAGTGTGGATTCAATAGGTTTATCGGCTGACTTACTTAAAGCGGTAAAAGCCTGCGGTTATAAAAATTTAACACCGATTCAACAAATAGCTATTCCTGTTATTCGTACCGGTGTTGATGTTTTAGCAAGTGCCCAAACAGGTACGGGTAAAACAGCTGCTTTTACTTTGCCAATTCTTGATGGCTTAGCAAAAAAAGTAAAGCCCAATATCGATGGTTTTGACACCACAACGACAGTAAAAGCCCTGATTTTGACTCCAACGCGTGAGTTAGCGGCACAAGTTGAGAAAAATGTGAAAGCTTACAGTGAGTTTTTACCTTTGCGCTCTGGTGCTATATTCGGTGGTGTAAATATGCCGCCACAAACAAAAATGCTTAAAAGTGGTGTTGATATTTTAGTCGCGACACCTGGCCGTTTAATTGAGCACCTTGAACAACGTAATTTAGATTTGTCGCAAGTACAATACCTTGTACTCGATGAAGCCGATCGCATGTTAGACATGGGATTTTACAACGATATTGAACGTATCGTAGCCATGATCAAAGCAAAGCATCAAACCTTGATGTTTTCGGCAACATTCTCAAATAAAGTTAAAACGCTCGCAAAGAAAGTGCTTAAAACACCTAAAACTATTGAAGTAGCGCGTCAAAACTCAACGTCGGGCAAAGTAAAACAGTCAGTATATTGGGTTTCTGAAACCCGTAAAGCTGAGTTGTTGTCTGAACTTATTGGCGTAAATAATTGGCAGCAAGTTTTAGTTTTTGCTGGTACTAAAGAAAGTGCAAATGTTTTAGCGAAAGAACTAAAACTCGATGGTATAAAAACCGCTTTATGTCATGGCGATAAAACCCAAGGTGCACGTAATAAAGCCCTAGAGCAATTTGTTGATGGCAGTGTTCGTGTATTAGTTGCGACCGATGTTGCTGCTCGCGGACTCGATATTGCGAACTTACCTTATGTGGTTAACTTCCATTTACCTTTCCTACCAGAAGATTATGTTCACCGTATTGGTCGTACAGGTAGAGCAGGTAAGTCAGGAACTGCGATATCATTAGTTAGCCCTAAAGATGAGCAGTTTCTTGATAATATTGAAGCCCTAATTGAGCGAAAGTTTGAGCGTATTATCGTACCGGGTTACGAGTTAGATCGTCCTTTACCGGCACATTACGACGCTAAAGAAGACGCTCCTTTGAAGAAAAGCCGTTATAAAGCGACACAAGAAAAGAATCAGTTAATTGCTCGTAAAAAAGCTGATGCTACACCTGCAGCGCAACGTAGAGCAAAAGCAAACAAGAAAAATAAAACGGTTAGTAAAACAGTAAATAAAAAACGTAAATAG
- a CDS encoding patatin-like phospholipase family protein, with protein sequence MPNKRSYINSNNALVLTGGGARAAYQVGVLSAIAKFMPRSHGVPFPIICGTSAGAINSTALACYASCFQLAVKKLEWVWKNLDPCRIYHTDPIRVSSHIIGGFLGGFQADYANKNARSLLNNAPLRQLLETVVDFSRIDTNIRRRYLSAVSVTASSYTSGDSISFFQSEESISPWFRSKRRGEPTQLNSQHLMASAAIPLVFPSEKVKRHHLGDGSVHQLSPLSPAIHLGAEKIFIVGVDQPKEPLHALENNPHPPTTASIAGHLLDSIFSDTLQSDIERMERVNHTLSLIPDENKKNISGLKNIESYVLNPSHNFNSIAVKYYDKLPISIRLLLRSIGISNDAESSLLSYLLFEKNYCKELINLGFNDALEQETKIREFLNI encoded by the coding sequence GGTGCACGTGCTGCTTATCAGGTTGGTGTTTTATCTGCAATTGCTAAGTTTATGCCGCGCAGCCATGGAGTGCCCTTTCCAATCATTTGTGGCACATCAGCAGGTGCTATTAACTCTACCGCATTAGCTTGTTACGCCTCATGCTTTCAACTAGCCGTCAAAAAATTAGAATGGGTATGGAAAAACCTCGATCCATGTAGAATTTATCATACTGATCCTATACGTGTATCTAGTCATATAATTGGAGGTTTTCTGGGAGGATTTCAAGCAGATTATGCCAATAAAAATGCAAGAAGTTTATTGAATAATGCGCCGCTTAGGCAGCTGCTCGAAACCGTAGTGGACTTTAGCCGAATTGATACAAATATAAGACGCCGCTATCTTTCTGCGGTATCGGTTACAGCATCAAGTTATACCAGTGGCGATTCTATTAGTTTTTTTCAATCAGAAGAGTCAATTTCCCCATGGTTTAGATCCAAACGACGTGGAGAGCCGACACAGTTAAACAGCCAGCACTTAATGGCATCAGCGGCTATACCGCTAGTATTTCCATCAGAAAAGGTGAAACGACATCATTTGGGTGATGGTTCAGTGCATCAACTTTCGCCGTTAAGCCCTGCAATACACTTAGGCGCAGAAAAAATATTTATCGTCGGTGTCGACCAACCCAAAGAACCTCTACATGCGCTTGAGAATAACCCTCATCCGCCAACAACAGCGTCTATCGCGGGTCACTTACTCGATTCTATTTTCTCAGATACTTTACAAAGTGATATTGAACGTATGGAAAGAGTTAACCATACCCTATCGCTGATCCCTGACGAAAATAAAAAGAACATCTCAGGTTTAAAAAATATCGAATCTTATGTATTAAACCCCAGCCACAATTTTAACAGTATTGCCGTAAAATATTACGATAAACTGCCTATATCGATTAGATTATTACTACGCAGCATAGGTATCAGCAATGATGCAGAATCAAGCTTACTCAGCTACCTGTTGTTTGAAAAAAATTACTGTAAAGAGTTAATAAACCTTGGCTTTAACGATGCACTAGAGCAAGAAACCAAAATACGTGAATTCCTGAATATCTAA